The following nucleotide sequence is from Cucumis melo cultivar AY chromosome 1, USDA_Cmelo_AY_1.0, whole genome shotgun sequence.
TATTTGGCTTATGTTATCACGAAGTGAAATTATGAAATCCATCCATTGTGTATTTGTGCTAATACTCGACTCTTACTTTCAATTGTCTATTCAAACATgcattgttttcttttattttaaaattctcaTTACCTTGTTACTCCCTCCTCCTTCTTATTACAAGCCACCCATACTTTTAAGACAAATGAAAACAGAAAAATAACATTCAATGAACAACAAGAGTAATGGGTATTGAGTGGGTAAAATGAGACGTTGAGAGAGTGCCAATTCCTCTCAATTGTCTgtaataaattgaatacatatATGTTAATAATTTAGCAAAAtaattgtaaaagaaaaacagagggagagagaaagaaaataataagtAGAGTAGGGTATTTGGTGGAAAGGGAaaggggaaggggaaggggaagggaaagggaaaggggCATATAGGATAGGAGTCTTAGTCATATCACAACAACCACCTAACAAATATAGCTTTGGTGGAACAAATAAAAACCTTCAAAATTCCATAACACAAAAAAGTCAACATATAATATACCTACATtcacatttctttcttttctatttaattAATGCCAACCAACCCACACCCATGTTACTTACTCACcaccattttttttctcttctcaattcctctctctttcttttttaaacacaATACTGTACTAATTGGAATTTGTTACTTgctttactttctttttattaaataaaacataattgCCTTTTAAGTTGGTTTAATTACACTTTTTAAATAGTTACACCACATCTTTACAATTATTCAGCTAAAGTTAAGGGTGTTTGGACACCCACGATGTGATTGGAATACATTGTAATgtaatccaaaatttaattcATGTTTAGATAGAATGTTTTGAGTCCGTATTGTAGTATTATACTCATCTCATTTTGATAGTTTTCtattaaactttatttttttttattgttttcacTTTTTACGATTTTGTTAGGCCCTCAATTTGATTCACATTCCAACGTTACTTTGATTTTCAGTAATCCTGATTATAGCTCCCCAAACACCATTTTGTTTAAAAGCCACAATTCTTTAAAAtagattatattaaaaaaaaaaaggtgtatTGTTCATTTTTCATCACCTCTAGATATCACAAGATAAATGTCTTAATCTATGATAATGACTATAATTTCAAATACTTGGCATAAGAAAGTCAAAAGATATTAAGTACAATACATGGAATATTAATGAAGTTCGAACTAATTAACAATGGACATGATTGTAGAGTTTTATGCTTTATTACTATACTAACTAGTTTGtgtattaataaatttaaattattgttCGTTACTATGACTCAATATAACTATCATTTCTTTTCTCTAACAAACTTTAAGAAAATGGAGGTATCAAATTAAAGAGAACTTaatcatttgaaaaattgaTCAAAATGTCAAAGATTAATCTTTACACCTAGATGCTGTTCTAAAAAGAAGGCGAGGCCGAGTAAAATTGTGAGAAGTTTGATGGATAAAAATTAACACCTGCTGATGTTGGTACAAAAACTATTATTTAGCTCTCAATGTTGTAAAAGTGCTTGAAAAGAGTAACATATAtggtatatatatttatgaggAGTAATGGGCAAAGCTAGCATTAATATGcataaaatattacaaaaatagAACTTAAAAGAATATGTCGCTACTATCAATCATTGCATAGGAATACCAGTTATTTATACatttttctaaagaaaagaaatactATACTTTCAGTTATTTTCTAAAGTTGATTATaaggattaaaaaaaattcatacatTTTCCAAAGGACTCGGGTAGGTATCAGTGGCAGGTTGAGCCGTTGGCCTAGGCAGGGCCTCTTAGGTGGTTGTCACTTGTTCAATTAACCAACCCTCTTCTTCTGACAAACAAACGATGGCAATTGATGTCTTTATACACAAAACTATGCTCGGCTTCAGATCATTTAGCTTCACTAAAATGCACAGTGTTCCCATGACTTCCAAATACCATTTTCATCCAAATGCAACAACTAAAAAGCAATATGTGGACAGGATGTATAAGAGTGGTTTTCTCAAGAAATGACTCAATCCAAGAATCTTTTTGTTTACAACACAACTTGAAGCTCTTTGAAATGTTTTTTCATCCAAGCCTGAAAAATCTACCTGACAGAGTTTATTTCATTCATTCTCCACCAAGAAAATCATGTTGAGTTCTCTCTCAACCAAGCAACCTCCGCCTCTCCCCAATTATGTTAGTGGAAATGATCTTCTAGCCAGAAATCTCCATCTCTCTTTACCCCACAatgtaaaataaaaagataGGCCAAAAGAGGACACAGGATTAAGCATAGAGGGTCATTAAAAATTGAAGCTGCTATCATTTGTAATTCATTTCAGTTATATCATCAACATTTATTTCACTTCTGACTACATCCCAGCAGCTAAGTTTATCAGTCAATACAGAGTATACCTTCCCTTCTTGAAAGAATGACTCGGGTTGGATATAGAAGGGCGGTCCATAATCCACAAGCACATCATCTGAACTGTCATTACTCCATTCTTCATTGATTAGGGCTGTGGGTTGTATTTCATCCAGTGGGTACTTAAGTATATGATAAGATGTTTGGCATTGTTCCTTTGAGCCTGAGAGGTATTTCCATCCAAAATCAAAGACAAGGCCAGAAGCACACAGACTTTCAACAGAAGGATGTTGGGATTCGTCATTCACCACATTATTCATAACCCAATCAGCGTTTTGTGCACACAAGTCATGACAGCCTCCGTCATCAACATAGCTATTGCATTGATGAAGACATTTGGGTACTGATGAGAAATTCAAATGCAGGTTGTTGAAAGTGGCATCAATATCTTCCTCCTTTGATACATTTTGCCAACTTAATCCTTGGATTTGATAGCTGGCTAAATTGGAGTATGGCAATGAGTTGAAGTTTATACGATTACTGGAAGGGAAAGGGGATGAACACAGCGCAACAGCACCAAAACTCTCGTGCAAGGTTGGCTGATGATCATCAGCGAATGAAATTGGTGACTTGGCAAATGTGTTCAACTCTGTAAGTTGAGAAGAACTTTCATCTTTTATGTAGTCAGTATCCCAACCAAGCAGAAGAGGTTCTAGCTTTTGCTTTCTTAGGTGCAAATGTTCATCTTGATCATATAAACTATATTGCGGATTGAAAAGGCTGGAAATAAATGATCTATAGTTTTCAACTGCAGCGGTGAGAGGTGAACCATTGACATCCAGCAAAGTCATTTTTCTGTCTACATCGCAGTCGAACTCCTTGGTTCTGTACTTAACTTGGAAATTGTTGTCATTGCTATTGGTAGAGAAATCAGAATGAAAAGAAGATCTTCCTCTTGAATTATTCAAACGACAAGGTGATAAACTATTATTCAAATGATGCTCATAATCAAGCCTTGGATAGCACCTTCCACGCAACTTTTGTATTTTTTCCAAGTTATTATTAAACTGTGGAGAATGAGGTTCATTCTAAAGTCAGTAACTATTCACATAAAGTTATAGTCAATAGAATTCTCAAGAACAATTTTGATTGAGAAAAGAAACGGCAAAAGTGTGGAAATTATTGGAAGATGGTAAAAGAGCATACCTTATAATGATTTCTCTCTGGTATAAGCCGGCTAAGTAGCCTGGAAATAACACCATACCTGgacaaatattaaaaagaaaaaaaaaaatgaacaaaaggAACTCCAGAGGTGCAGCAAGAAAAATGATGAAACAACAGATAGAACAAAGGCTGAGTCTGACCCCTTCTCATAAGATTCACCCGTTCCACGGAACGACATATTCTGAATGAACTGACGTAATTTCTGCCTCTTTCTACTAAAAATATCTGCATGAATATAAAGACTACCCGATTAAAATGCTATCTTGGTTATACATCTCTCTTTCTGATGCAAATGACCAAATGTATACATTACATAttattgaaagtagagacaaaGAGCACACACCggtttacgtggaaacccgagaaaaAAAACAcgatattttgttttattattttcttgtaatTACATAAGTACAATTGAGAAATTTAAATAGAATGCAAAGggcaaa
It contains:
- the LOC103500465 gene encoding uncharacterized protein LOC103500465; amino-acid sequence: MKRNFQPAISNDSSRRKRTKVGDLDRDRPLTCRRDSSPISLKERHVTYAKNAKTSEFAFFKKFKEDASHRFSSSLPRQKELQSKKFNSSDCFRESASPVENRCKDFTSHHLVEKVTPVNFNSLHLPLGNPSKISDVDVKHAHKTFEDIQSKQRNVENDDIFSRKRQKLRQFIQNMSFRGTGESYEKGYGVISRLLSRLIPERNHYKFNNNLEKIQKLRGRCYPRLDYEHHLNNSLSPCRLNNSRGRSSFHSDFSTNSNDNNFQVKYRTKEFDCDVDRKMTLLDVNGSPLTAAVENYRSFISSLFNPQYSLYDQDEHLHLRKQKLEPLLLGWDTDYIKDESSSQLTELNTFAKSPISFADDHQPTLHESFGAVALCSSPFPSSNRINFNSLPYSNLASYQIQGLSWQNVSKEEDIDATFNNLHLNFSSVPKCLHQCNSYVDDGGCHDLCAQNADWVMNNVVNDESQHPSVESLCASGLVFDFGWKYLSGSKEQCQTSYHILKYPLDEIQPTALINEEWSNDSSDDVLVDYGPPFYIQPESFFQEGKVYSVLTDKLSCWDVVRSEINVDDITEMNYK